One Desulfobulbus oligotrophicus DNA segment encodes these proteins:
- the speA gene encoding biosynthetic arginine decarboxylase, translating into MERWNITKSSDLYSVSEWSGGYFFIAENGDMVVVPEPGATERAVSIAEVARGIRERGFDMPVLLRIENILDAQITSLNETFRSAMAEQGYQGSFMGAYPIKVNQQQQVVEKITQFGSRYHHGLEAGSKAELIAAMGMMHDKKAVLICNGYKDEEFIDLGLYATKMGFTCILVVEMPDELPLIIERSKALNAKPILGIRIKLSAQAGGHWSESGGERSIFGLNTSQLIQAIDLLASAGMLDCLKLVHYHLGSQISNIREIRTAVYEACRVYAGLVKEGASLEYLDLGGGLAVDYDGSQSNFLSSRNYTLKEYCTDIVEAVMTSLETEEIPHPVIVTESGRALVAYYSILLFNILDVTRFHTEPLPLRLPEDCPAPLEYMHQALQDLTIRNIQEVLNDAIFYRDETRRLFQNGQISLRDRSLAEQLFWTTISEINRLAKELKNPNPELTDLDRVLSDFYYCNFSVFQSLPDSWAIGQLFPILPIHRLDEEPTRKGILADITCDCDGKIDQFIDKRGVRRYLPLHELRPYEEYILGVFLVGAYQETLGDLHNMLGDTNVVTISIQDKGEFEFVSEQEGDTVAEVLSYVQYDPKGLFVRFRETAEQAVRSGRISASERREIVAAYEAGLRGYTYFER; encoded by the coding sequence ATGGAACGTTGGAATATTACGAAGTCGTCGGATCTTTACAGTGTGAGCGAATGGAGCGGCGGCTATTTTTTCATAGCTGAAAATGGGGATATGGTGGTTGTCCCTGAACCCGGTGCAACCGAACGTGCCGTGAGTATAGCCGAGGTTGCCAGGGGTATCCGTGAACGCGGTTTCGATATGCCGGTCCTGTTGCGGATCGAAAATATCCTTGACGCTCAAATCACCAGCCTCAATGAAACCTTTCGTTCCGCCATGGCGGAGCAGGGGTATCAGGGGAGCTTTATGGGGGCCTACCCGATCAAGGTGAATCAGCAGCAGCAGGTTGTTGAGAAGATCACCCAATTCGGTTCACGGTATCACCATGGTCTCGAAGCAGGCTCCAAGGCCGAGCTGATTGCCGCCATGGGCATGATGCACGATAAGAAAGCGGTGCTCATCTGCAACGGCTACAAGGATGAGGAGTTTATCGATCTTGGCCTCTATGCAACCAAGATGGGGTTCACCTGTATCCTGGTGGTGGAGATGCCTGATGAGTTGCCGTTGATCATTGAACGGTCAAAGGCGCTGAACGCCAAGCCGATCCTCGGTATTCGCATCAAGCTGTCGGCACAGGCCGGAGGGCATTGGTCGGAATCCGGTGGTGAGCGGTCGATTTTCGGTCTCAATACCAGTCAGCTCATCCAGGCCATTGACCTGCTGGCCAGTGCGGGTATGCTTGATTGTCTTAAACTGGTGCACTATCACCTGGGTTCACAGATCTCCAATATCCGCGAGATCCGGACAGCGGTGTACGAGGCCTGCCGTGTCTACGCCGGTTTGGTCAAAGAGGGCGCCTCGCTTGAATATCTGGATCTTGGTGGTGGCCTGGCAGTGGACTATGACGGTTCGCAGTCCAATTTTCTTTCCAGTCGGAACTATACGCTGAAAGAGTACTGCACCGACATTGTCGAGGCGGTGATGACCTCCCTGGAGACAGAGGAGATACCCCATCCGGTGATCGTTACCGAGTCCGGCCGGGCGCTGGTGGCCTACTACTCGATTCTCCTGTTCAATATTCTGGATGTTACCCGCTTTCACACCGAACCGCTGCCGCTGCGGCTGCCTGAAGATTGCCCGGCTCCGCTTGAATACATGCATCAGGCTCTGCAGGACCTGACGATCCGCAACATTCAGGAGGTCCTCAACGATGCTATTTTCTACCGTGACGAGACCAGGCGGCTCTTTCAAAACGGTCAGATCAGTCTGCGTGACCGGTCACTGGCGGAACAGCTGTTCTGGACCACAATCAGTGAGATCAACCGTCTAGCCAAGGAGTTGAAGAATCCGAATCCTGAGCTCACGGATCTTGATCGGGTTCTTTCCGATTTCTATTACTGCAACTTCAGCGTTTTCCAATCGCTGCCGGATTCCTGGGCGATTGGACAGCTGTTTCCCATTCTGCCGATTCACCGTCTGGATGAGGAGCCGACCCGCAAGGGTATCCTTGCTGACATCACCTGCGACTGTGACGGCAAGATCGATCAGTTTATCGACAAACGCGGGGTCAGGCGGTATCTGCCGCTGCATGAACTCAGACCCTATGAAGAGTACATCCTTGGTGTTTTTTTGGTCGGGGCCTACCAGGAAACCCTGGGTGATCTGCATAATATGCTGGGTGATACCAATGTGGTGACCATCAGCATTCAGGACAAGGGTGAGTTTGAGTTTGTCAGTGAGCAGGAGGGTGATACCGTGGCAGAGGTACTCTCCTACGTCCAGTATGACCCCAAGGGACTTTTTGTCCGTTTCCGTGAAACAGCGGAGCAGGCAGTCCGTTCCGGTCGGATCAGTGCTTCGGAGCGAAGGGAGATCGTCGCCGCCTATGAGGCCGGATTGCGTGGCTATACGTATTTTGAACGATAA
- a CDS encoding RNA-directed DNA polymerase, whose translation MHTDRFRKLRKKTLSSLFDKKEVSSVWRKIVRGQLRSLDFKDLYDHYDFNYNIEDRATAIRNEILNGTYRVSLPLIYRLEKKFGVCRHIVIPQPIDALVLQVLVESIAEQIIKRQPSDNSFYSRDKHNVGKPHDAAEYGLSFRKQWKKLQKEIYRFNDEKELLIVTDLSNYYDSISIEELKKVFLGYVENNEVLVDILFHVIEEISWKPDYLPYSRRGLPTSNLEAIRLLAHSFLFEIDEVLKQETHDSFTRWMDDIVIGADNRKEAIELISSISDMLKSRGLALNLSKTAIYDSKEARYHFQIDENKYLDSLEGVKKGDVNYNQVTTDLRKNFKKHFKDHGPKYWDKIAKRYITAFGKLESTKLLTEISQVYLNYPGLRPNLLYYLSKIGYKKQTAKKVEEILSNLDVFDDISLYQICSLVTSWEVPIRLLKNS comes from the coding sequence ATGCATACGGATAGATTCAGAAAACTCAGAAAAAAAACGCTATCAAGCCTCTTTGATAAAAAAGAGGTCAGTTCCGTATGGAGAAAAATTGTTCGCGGCCAGCTACGTTCTCTGGATTTCAAAGATTTATACGATCACTATGATTTTAACTACAACATAGAAGATCGGGCCACGGCGATTAGAAATGAAATTCTTAACGGAACATACCGCGTTTCATTGCCATTAATCTATAGGTTAGAAAAAAAGTTCGGCGTATGTCGGCACATCGTTATTCCACAACCGATAGATGCCCTTGTTTTGCAAGTTTTAGTCGAGTCCATCGCCGAGCAAATCATCAAGCGCCAACCTTCTGATAATTCCTTTTACTCGCGCGACAAGCATAATGTAGGTAAGCCACATGATGCCGCCGAATACGGCCTATCTTTCAGGAAGCAGTGGAAAAAACTACAGAAGGAAATTTATCGGTTCAACGATGAAAAAGAACTATTAATTGTTACAGATTTATCAAATTACTATGACAGTATAAGCATTGAAGAGCTGAAAAAGGTTTTTTTAGGGTATGTAGAGAATAATGAAGTTCTTGTAGATATTCTCTTCCATGTAATAGAAGAAATATCATGGAAACCTGATTACCTTCCCTATAGTAGAAGAGGGTTGCCTACATCAAATCTTGAAGCAATTCGATTGCTTGCGCATTCATTTTTGTTTGAAATTGATGAAGTACTGAAGCAGGAGACACATGATTCATTCACAAGATGGATGGATGACATAGTAATCGGGGCAGATAATCGGAAGGAAGCAATTGAATTAATCAGCTCAATTTCAGACATGCTCAAGAGCAGAGGGTTGGCTCTAAATCTCTCTAAAACTGCAATCTATGATAGCAAAGAGGCTCGCTATCACTTTCAAATTGATGAAAACAAATATCTTGACTCTTTGGAAGGTGTCAAAAAAGGCGACGTTAACTACAATCAGGTAACCACAGATTTAAGGAAAAATTTCAAGAAACACTTTAAAGATCATGGCCCAAAATATTGGGACAAGATTGCAAAGCGCTATATAACGGCATTTGGCAAGCTGGAGTCAACTAAGCTGCTTACTGAAATATCACAGGTATATTTAAACTATCCAGGCCTTCGTCCAAATCTCCTTTATTATCTGTCAAAGATTGGCTACAAAAAGCAAACGGCGAAAAAAGTAGAAGAGATATTGTCAAATCTTGATGTTTTTGACGACATATCTCTTTATCAAATTTGTTCACTCGTGACCTCTTGGGAAGTACCAATCAGGCTGTTGAAAAACTCATAA
- the cobT gene encoding nicotinate-nucleotide--dimethylbenzimidazole phosphoribosyltransferase, translated as MLLLKKTLDAIRPTDRLVMAAAQKAIDYCLKPPGSLGKLEDIARQIAGITRQIHNTISKKAIVVMMADNGVYTEGIAMYPQDITRIGADFVTSGRMGVNFLARYAGADIIAVDIGIQVDVDLPRVLNRKIRYGTANFLQEPAMTREEVIRAVETGIEVTNTAIDQGYDLFGTGEIGIGNTTASSAVLYAFTGAPIERVVGRGAGLTDEAFERKKEVVKQAVHLHRPDPEDPLDVLAKVGGLDIAGLTGTYLACAARRIPVVTDGLISNVAALAAMRLHPTAVEYMIPSHLSSEPGARLLQEVTGLEPMLNMDMRLGEGTGCALMFSIIEASLRMIEEMGTFAVIGKSREEIADTIRAYRGQFPR; from the coding sequence ATGCTGCTGCTGAAGAAGACCCTTGACGCCATCAGACCGACTGACCGATTGGTCATGGCCGCCGCTCAGAAAGCAATTGATTATTGCCTCAAGCCACCGGGCAGTCTGGGTAAGCTCGAAGATATTGCCCGTCAGATTGCGGGGATAACCAGGCAGATCCACAATACGATCTCAAAAAAGGCGATTGTGGTGATGATGGCTGACAATGGGGTCTACACAGAAGGCATTGCCATGTATCCCCAGGATATCACCCGGATCGGAGCTGATTTTGTCACCTCGGGCCGCATGGGGGTGAACTTTCTTGCCAGGTATGCGGGTGCTGACATCATTGCCGTTGACATCGGTATTCAGGTTGACGTTGATCTGCCCAGGGTATTGAACCGGAAGATCCGTTACGGCACGGCTAACTTTCTGCAGGAACCGGCCATGACCCGGGAAGAGGTTATCCGGGCCGTAGAGACCGGGATAGAGGTGACCAATACGGCCATTGATCAGGGGTATGATCTGTTTGGCACCGGAGAGATCGGCATTGGTAACACCACTGCCAGCAGTGCTGTGCTCTATGCCTTTACCGGAGCGCCGATTGAACGGGTTGTCGGTCGCGGAGCCGGTCTGACTGACGAGGCCTTTGAACGAAAAAAAGAGGTGGTGAAGCAGGCTGTGCACCTGCATCGGCCGGATCCGGAAGATCCCCTTGATGTGCTGGCCAAGGTCGGCGGCCTTGATATTGCCGGTTTGACAGGCACCTATCTGGCCTGTGCCGCCCGGCGGATACCGGTGGTCACCGACGGTCTGATCTCCAATGTTGCTGCTCTGGCAGCCATGCGGTTGCATCCCACAGCTGTGGAGTACATGATTCCCTCCCATCTCTCCTCTGAACCGGGTGCCAGATTGCTCCAGGAAGTCACCGGTCTTGAGCCCATGCTGAACATGGATATGCGTTTGGGTGAGGGCACGGGTTGTGCGCTGATGTTTTCCATTATCGAGGCCTCGCTGCGCATGATCGAGGAGATGGGAACGTTTGCCGTTATCGGTAAGTCACGGGAAGAGATCGCCGATACAATCAGGGCCTACCGCGGACAGTTTCCCCGCTAG
- a CDS encoding IS5 family transposase, translated as MRGPDIQQQKLFSYLSPESRVPQTHPLRPIRIMADKALKELSPVFRELYSRTGRPSIPPEQLLRSLLLQILYSIRSERMLVEQLDYNLLFRWFVGLSMDEAIWDHSVYSKNRERILHSDLAVMFLRSICSQAEAAGLLSDDHFTVDGTLIETWASLKSFRPKDEEPPVSTGGNRNPAVDFHGKKRRNDTHASVTDPESRLFRKGKGKEARLCFMGHVLMENRNGLVVDTRLTQATGTAEREAALSMASDIPGTHRVTIGADKGYDCKEFVDDLRSLTVTPHVAQKVKGSAIDGRTTRHAGYAVSRKKRKRVEEIFGWMKTVAWLRKARYKGVEKIDWLFTLSAAAYNMVRMRNLGVVTSG; from the coding sequence ATGCGCGGTCCTGACATTCAGCAACAGAAATTGTTCAGCTATCTCTCCCCCGAATCCCGGGTTCCCCAAACGCATCCCCTGCGCCCTATCCGAATCATGGCTGATAAAGCGCTGAAGGAACTCTCTCCCGTGTTTCGGGAACTCTACTCACGAACAGGACGACCATCGATTCCGCCCGAGCAACTGCTTCGCTCCCTGCTGCTGCAAATCCTTTATTCGATCCGGAGCGAGCGGATGTTGGTGGAACAGCTTGATTACAATCTTCTTTTTCGCTGGTTTGTCGGCCTGTCCATGGATGAAGCAATTTGGGATCACTCCGTCTATTCCAAAAACAGGGAGCGCATTCTGCACAGTGATCTTGCGGTGATGTTCTTGCGATCCATCTGTTCCCAAGCCGAGGCAGCCGGACTCTTGTCTGACGACCATTTCACCGTTGACGGCACACTGATCGAAACGTGGGCATCGCTGAAGAGCTTTCGGCCCAAAGATGAGGAGCCTCCGGTCTCTACCGGCGGCAACCGCAATCCGGCAGTGGATTTCCACGGGAAAAAGCGTCGCAATGACACGCACGCATCGGTCACCGATCCAGAATCCCGGCTGTTCAGAAAAGGAAAAGGCAAGGAGGCCAGGCTCTGCTTTATGGGGCATGTACTGATGGAAAATCGGAACGGTTTGGTCGTCGATACCCGCCTGACCCAGGCAACCGGGACGGCGGAGCGCGAGGCCGCCCTTTCCATGGCTTCGGATATTCCGGGCACACATCGGGTCACCATCGGCGCGGACAAAGGGTATGACTGCAAGGAGTTCGTCGATGACCTGCGCAGCCTGACCGTTACTCCACATGTAGCACAGAAAGTCAAAGGCTCCGCCATCGATGGCCGGACCACCCGTCATGCAGGTTATGCCGTGAGTCGGAAGAAACGCAAACGGGTGGAAGAGATATTTGGCTGGATGAAGACCGTCGCCTGGTTACGCAAAGCCAGATACAAAGGCGTGGAAAAGATAGACTGGCTGTTCACGCTCTCTGCGGCAGCCTACAACATGGTCCGAATGCGTAATCTGGGGGTAGTTACCTCTGGATAA
- a CDS encoding tyrosine-type recombinase/integrase: protein MKRVKSHSFRHSFATHLLQADCDIRTIQTMPAHTYMRTTMMYTHCIPDKTAKEVKAHQIFKHHFTVEYNKLGMFFAFIVNNTIECISWTIPSS from the coding sequence ATTAAGCGCGTTAAATCGCACAGTTTTCGCCACAGTTTCGCGACTCATCTTTTACAAGCTGACTGCGACATACGGACAATCCAAACGATGCCGGCCCACACCTATATGAGAACAACGATGATGTATACCCACTGCATACCAGACAAGACGGCAAAAGAGGTAAAAGCCCATCAGATTTTTAAGCATCATTTCACCGTGGAATATAATAAACTCGGCATGTTTTTTGCTTTTATCGTTAACAACACTATTGAGTGTATTAGCTGGACCATTCCGTCCAGCTAA
- the cobU gene encoding bifunctional adenosylcobinamide kinase/adenosylcobinamide-phosphate guanylyltransferase, which yields MGRIFLVTGGARSGKSSFAEQLVAGFGPQIVYIATARPFDEEMIDRIARHRRQRPSSWQTFEAPERPSAVIAEQGRCCDAILLDCLTVLATNLLHLHRIDWDHVSRGRLAEVEEEILVEIKAIYTAAQQGRADLVAVTNEVGCGIVPASPMTRFFRDCAGRINQRLAAVADEVYWVVSGIPVRIKGD from the coding sequence ATGGGACGGATTTTTCTGGTGACTGGTGGGGCACGCAGCGGCAAGAGCAGCTTTGCTGAACAACTGGTGGCCGGTTTTGGTCCGCAGATAGTCTATATCGCCACTGCAAGGCCTTTTGATGAAGAGATGATCGACCGTATCGCCAGGCATCGCCGTCAGCGTCCCTCCTCCTGGCAGACCTTCGAAGCACCGGAAAGGCCCTCAGCTGTGATTGCCGAACAGGGGCGGTGCTGTGATGCCATCCTGCTCGACTGTCTCACCGTGCTGGCCACAAACCTGCTCCATCTCCACCGTATCGACTGGGACCATGTATCCCGCGGTCGGCTGGCCGAGGTTGAGGAAGAGATCCTGGTCGAGATCAAGGCTATTTATACGGCAGCGCAGCAGGGACGGGCTGATCTGGTAGCAGTGACCAATGAGGTGGGGTGCGGCATTGTCCCCGCCTCGCCCATGACCCGATTTTTTCGCGACTGTGCCGGTCGGATCAATCAGCGTCTGGCCGCTGTTGCCGACGAAGTCTACTGGGTGGTTTCCGGCATACCGGTGCGGATCAAGGGTGACTGA
- a CDS encoding M48 family metallopeptidase codes for MNGYLLFILSVLLVGYLIDLVVALLNLRSLNPRLPAEFAGVFQPDQYVRSQEYTRVQTRFSLLQSTVSLVLTILFILVGGFHYIDLVARSFNLSSIGTGLLFTGLFGLLSAVLSLPFSVYSTFVIEQRFGFNTTTVTTFVLDYGKGLLLAVLLGGPLLAAILWFFEFAGTWAWLYCWAAVATFIFVVQLLAPVVIMPLFNKFIPLDEGDLNERITRYAAAQRFALQGIYTMDGSRRSTRANAFFTGFGRFRRIVFFDTLMDKLNTDEIVAVLAHEMGHYKLRHIPVMMTLSIAQMGIMFFILSLFLGNPGLFEAFRMEHLSIYASLVFFGFLYAPISTVLAIGLNLVSRRHEYQADRYAVETGGAGSGGEALIQGLKKLSVSNLSNLTPHPLHVFLHYSHPPILARIGALRRLGAAGSGS; via the coding sequence ATGAACGGTTATCTTCTTTTTATTCTCAGTGTTCTTCTCGTTGGTTACCTGATCGATCTTGTGGTTGCCCTGCTGAACCTGCGTTCGCTCAATCCCCGGCTGCCGGCCGAGTTTGCCGGGGTGTTTCAACCCGATCAGTATGTCCGCTCCCAGGAGTACACCAGGGTGCAGACCAGGTTTTCACTGCTACAGTCAACAGTCAGTCTGGTGCTGACGATCCTCTTTATCCTTGTCGGCGGCTTTCATTATATTGACCTGGTTGCCCGCAGTTTCAACCTCTCTTCCATTGGTACCGGCCTGCTCTTCACGGGTCTGTTCGGTTTACTGTCAGCAGTTCTCAGTTTGCCTTTTTCCGTTTACTCCACCTTTGTCATTGAACAGCGGTTTGGTTTCAACACCACCACGGTGACGACCTTTGTTCTTGATTACGGTAAAGGGCTGCTGCTGGCCGTTCTTCTCGGCGGCCCGCTGCTGGCGGCTATCCTCTGGTTTTTTGAGTTTGCCGGCACATGGGCCTGGCTCTACTGCTGGGCAGCTGTTGCAACGTTTATTTTTGTGGTGCAGCTGCTGGCACCCGTGGTTATCATGCCGTTGTTCAACAAGTTTATCCCCCTGGACGAGGGTGACCTGAACGAACGTATCACCCGGTATGCAGCAGCCCAGCGTTTTGCCCTGCAGGGTATCTACACCATGGACGGATCCAGACGTTCTACCCGGGCCAATGCCTTTTTTACTGGTTTTGGTCGTTTTCGGCGTATTGTTTTTTTCGACACCCTCATGGACAAGCTGAACACCGATGAGATTGTGGCTGTACTGGCCCATGAGATGGGGCATTATAAACTACGGCATATTCCGGTGATGATGACGCTGTCCATCGCCCAGATGGGGATCATGTTTTTCATTCTCTCCCTGTTTCTGGGCAATCCCGGTCTGTTTGAAGCCTTCAGAATGGAACATCTCTCCATTTATGCCTCTCTGGTCTTCTTTGGTTTTCTTTATGCCCCGATTTCCACTGTCCTTGCCATTGGTTTGAATCTGGTTTCACGACGCCATGAATACCAGGCTGATCGTTATGCCGTGGAAACAGGAGGCGCTGGCAGCGGGGGAGAGGCATTGATTCAGGGCCTGAAGAAGCTGAGTGTAAGCAACCTCAGCAACCTGACGCCGCATCCGCTGCACGTCTTCCTGCATTACAGCCATCCTCCGATACTGGCCCGTATCGGAGCCTTGCGGCGGCTTGGAGCTGCGGGCTCGGGTTCCTGA
- the cobS gene encoding adenosylcobinamide-GDP ribazoletransferase codes for MRSLILMIQFMTRYPIPVAVDFTAVHFVQGMKWMPLIGLLVALPAAGCYAGFEMLLDRDVAVLAAVVMLIWITGGLHLDGIADTADGLFSYNTRERTLEIMRDSNLGAHGVGTMVLTILSKFVLLRTVPVEGGVLAVLAVPVLGHMALTWHAAVARYARDENGIGGFVNQTGLVHAAAATLLSVIIVACLLFLWNFSLVTVLVVTSILHLSTAGMAVLFAAYLTRRLGGITGDTIGATIELAELVGLFVFLFLWKYLLL; via the coding sequence ATGCGCTCGTTGATTCTGATGATTCAGTTCATGACCCGATACCCCATTCCTGTGGCGGTTGATTTCACGGCGGTTCATTTTGTGCAGGGTATGAAGTGGATGCCGCTGATCGGGCTTCTGGTTGCCCTGCCGGCGGCCGGCTGTTATGCCGGATTTGAGATGCTGCTGGACAGAGATGTGGCGGTTCTTGCCGCGGTGGTCATGCTCATCTGGATCACCGGCGGCCTTCATCTCGACGGCATTGCCGACACGGCGGACGGTCTTTTCAGCTACAACACCCGGGAACGGACACTTGAGATCATGCGCGATTCCAACCTGGGCGCACATGGTGTCGGCACAATGGTTCTTACCATCCTCAGTAAATTTGTACTCCTGCGCACTGTGCCTGTCGAAGGAGGTGTGCTGGCAGTGTTGGCCGTGCCGGTGCTTGGGCATATGGCTCTGACGTGGCATGCTGCGGTTGCCCGTTATGCCCGTGATGAAAACGGTATCGGTGGTTTTGTCAATCAAACCGGGCTTGTGCATGCGGCAGCAGCCACCCTGCTGTCCGTGATCATCGTTGCCTGTTTACTGTTTCTGTGGAATTTTTCATTGGTCACGGTTCTTGTGGTTACCAGCATTCTGCATCTGTCGACTGCCGGTATGGCGGTGCTCTTTGCCGCCTATCTGACCCGCCGGCTTGGCGGTATTACCGGTGATACCATCGGTGCCACCATCGAACTTGCAGAACTGGTCGGCCTCTTTGTTTTTCTCTTTCTCTGGAAATATCTTCTGTTATGA
- a CDS encoding histidine phosphatase family protein, whose amino-acid sequence MSTVSLYLIRHGETEQNKTGVLVGSTDTSLNDHGRRQALSLRERINALQVDAVYSSPLVRAVETATLVFGDNAPIITDSSLQEFHFGEWEGMHFSEIARQYPEIWQTWLTDWEKTRIPGSENFFAFTHRVVSSVEEIVRSQPGRRVAVVSHGGCIRSLLAHFFCESVGKGYWRFKVDNATLSEVEFMGELPILVRFNYR is encoded by the coding sequence ATGAGCACAGTCAGTCTGTATCTAATTCGTCACGGTGAAACCGAACAAAATAAAACAGGTGTTCTTGTGGGCAGTACCGACACCTCCCTGAATGATCATGGTCGCCGCCAGGCCCTTTCCCTGCGTGAGCGCATCAATGCGTTGCAGGTGGACGCTGTTTATTCCAGCCCTCTTGTCCGGGCTGTGGAAACGGCAACCCTGGTTTTCGGTGACAATGCACCGATCATTACGGACTCAAGCCTGCAGGAGTTTCATTTTGGCGAGTGGGAGGGGATGCATTTTTCAGAAATAGCCAGACAGTATCCCGAAATCTGGCAGACGTGGCTCACGGACTGGGAAAAGACCCGTATACCCGGCAGCGAAAACTTTTTTGCATTCACACATCGTGTTGTCTCCTCGGTTGAAGAGATCGTCCGCTCCCAACCCGGCCGACGCGTGGCCGTGGTTTCTCACGGCGGATGTATCCGCTCTCTGCTGGCTCATTTTTTCTGTGAATCGGTTGGTAAAGGGTACTGGCGTTTCAAGGTTGATAACGCCACGTTAAGCGAGGTTGAGTTCATGGGTGAGCTACCTATTCTTGTCCGATTCAACTATCGGTGA
- a CDS encoding DUF2786 domain-containing protein, with protein MELRARVPEQMEGLNSRLHLAWLNQLSREYDDICYQYGFSLQPPILRISQSRTQLGSWLPGKRILSLSHFLISAHPWRLTLQVFKHEIAHQICDEVFGQPGAGHGPLFRQACTQLGLDVCFQHAAADLSEGIPELDQGTAVTGPGRRIVEKVRKLLALGCSDNEHEAALALQRAGELLTRHQLDMDALAREEGLVHRTISTGRQRLAEHRKVIAVLLERCFAVRVICASEYDPQADCSYKTIELLGAEESVAIAEHCYFFLENRLEALWQTNRHAFAGNRRLARRSYYLGLLAGFGQTLQTAVAGAVGPSEDSRTTGTTLPVAQRQQRLAAFVTARFPRLQRRGGRSAMVHGPAYRQAVADGREIRLHHPMAGGSPVGLLL; from the coding sequence TTGGAGCTGCGGGCTCGGGTTCCTGAACAGATGGAAGGTCTCAACAGTCGGCTCCACCTCGCCTGGCTGAACCAGTTGTCACGTGAATATGACGATATCTGTTATCAGTACGGCTTTTCTCTGCAGCCGCCGATCCTGCGCATCAGTCAGAGCCGTACACAACTGGGTAGCTGGCTGCCGGGCAAACGGATTTTGAGTCTCAGTCATTTTCTGATCAGTGCACACCCATGGCGCTTGACCCTGCAGGTGTTCAAGCATGAAATTGCCCACCAGATCTGTGACGAGGTTTTCGGGCAACCTGGTGCAGGGCATGGGCCGCTGTTTCGCCAAGCCTGTACTCAGCTTGGACTTGACGTGTGTTTTCAGCATGCGGCCGCAGACCTGTCGGAGGGGATTCCGGAGCTGGATCAGGGTACAGCGGTGACCGGGCCGGGACGACGAATCGTTGAAAAGGTGCGGAAATTACTGGCCTTGGGGTGTTCGGACAACGAACATGAAGCAGCACTCGCCCTGCAGCGCGCCGGAGAACTCCTCACCCGCCACCAGCTTGATATGGATGCGCTGGCCCGGGAAGAGGGACTGGTGCATCGTACCATCAGCACCGGTCGGCAGAGGCTGGCGGAGCATCGCAAGGTTATTGCCGTTCTTCTGGAACGCTGCTTTGCGGTGAGGGTTATCTGTGCCTCCGAGTACGACCCGCAAGCCGATTGCAGCTACAAGACGATTGAGCTGCTGGGAGCAGAGGAGTCGGTGGCCATTGCGGAACACTGCTACTTTTTTCTTGAAAACCGCCTTGAAGCGTTGTGGCAGACGAACCGTCATGCCTTTGCCGGCAACCGCCGTCTTGCGCGGCGCAGTTACTACCTCGGTCTGCTGGCCGGTTTTGGGCAGACCTTGCAGACAGCAGTAGCCGGAGCTGTTGGACCGTCGGAAGACAGCCGGACAACGGGTACAACTTTGCCGGTAGCACAGAGGCAGCAACGCTTGGCAGCCTTTGTTACCGCCCGGTTTCCCCGCCTGCAGCGCAGGGGTGGCCGGTCAGCCATGGTTCATGGCCCGGCGTATCGTCAGGCAGTGGCTGATGGCCGGGAGATCAGACTGCACCATCCCATGGCCGGCGGAAGTCCGGTGGGTTTGCTGCTGTAA
- a CDS encoding CAP domain-containing protein has product MKMTKCILAGGIVLCTLLPMTTAAAEKTGVTLYGRTLLEQINLYRRDNGLHPLRFDANLVHLAKTHSFAMSRQKMIGHANFDDRFARSGSRLCVENVGYNHTTPLKQFDAWSRSKGHDQNMLSPEITRAGIAEIGNYVTFFACK; this is encoded by the coding sequence ATGAAGATGACAAAGTGTATACTCGCGGGCGGCATCGTTTTATGCACGCTTCTGCCCATGACGACAGCTGCTGCAGAGAAAACCGGCGTCACACTGTACGGCCGTACTCTTCTTGAGCAGATCAACCTCTACCGCCGCGACAACGGCCTGCACCCGTTGCGGTTTGATGCCAACCTTGTGCATCTGGCTAAAACCCACAGTTTTGCCATGTCCCGGCAAAAGATGATTGGCCATGCCAACTTTGACGACCGTTTTGCACGCTCCGGCAGCCGACTCTGTGTTGAGAACGTCGGGTATAACCATACCACCCCCTTGAAACAGTTTGATGCCTGGAGCCGGTCAAAAGGACATGATCAGAATATGCTGAGTCCGGAGATTACCCGGGCCGGTATCGCTGAAATCGGCAATTACGTCACTTTTTTTGCCTGTAAATAA